Genomic segment of Nitrospirota bacterium:
ATTGCCAGCTATCAAAGGATCGGGATGACATAATAGCCGAATCAATGTTTCCTCAGGAACTTCTCTTCTCAGACATAAAGTTTCTATCATTGCGGCAAATCCTTCAAGATTTTGAAGGGCCTTATTTAACAAATATGTTGGTGGTGATGGAAGTGTAAGAAGTATTGGAATTACAACCCACTTCAAACTTCTGATACTTAAACATTCTACTATGGCTTTCTTCCATCCAACCTCATCGTTTAATGCTGCCTGACGAAGAAAAGGCTCAATTAGATCTCCTGGTATCTCACCCATTATCATAGCTTTGACCCAAGGAACTCTTAATTTAACTTTTTGTGCAAGTTCCCAACATAATAATGGACTCCAACGTGGATACTTTACACTCGTAGCCTTCGCTTCTGCCTCAAAAAAAGCGATTTTTTCAACAACTCTGTCAAGTGACTCCTTAGCCCATTCTTTAGCAAGTTTAAGAACGGCCTTCCTCTGACGTTCCTGGGCATTTTCCCAGTTGTCAATTTCTCTCCAAGGAAAGAGTATTTCAAAAGCCCTGTCCAATTCTATCTTGAGTTCTAAACTTAATCTCTTGGCAATTCCCTTTATTCGATGCAACAAACCAAGTCCAACTCCTGGCAACGACACAAGATCACCTAATATTTGAGAAATGATCTCTTTTCTTGTTTCATAAAAGCACGGTTGTGGTTTATTCATAAGAGGCCCCGGAAAAGCTATCTCATTTACAACATCAATTACAGGAAGCCAATCAGGTTTATCTATTTTTTTTATTATGACCAGAACTTCTGGCCATAATTTTCCAATGCTTTTTATTTCATCCAAGGTAACAGCACCGTGTGTGAATGTCACAGTTCTACCGAAGCCTGGATCAACAGTATGACTTTCATATCTTAAAGAAAAAACAAAAGATAAGGCTTTGAGACAGACCTTTATGTCAGTTTCCTTTGCAATGGCATCTCTTGTTGCTCTCAGGAGACTTTTTCGGCGTTCTATAACCTCACCAGAACCAGGATAGCTTTCTTTGATCCAATCGCTGATAAGACGCAATGGATGATCTGTTGCAGAATGCAAGGGTCTTTCATCACCTACTGCAGCCTTTAAAAGTAAAGGTACCACAGTTTCAGGAGCTCTATGGAGAGCAGCACGGGCTATCTTCATTAAAAGTTCAGGATGACGTTCAAGCACTATATTTGCCTCATTCCTGCCAAGCCAAGCATATGCCTTCCACACATCAGACCGTGCTTTTTCAAGAATCGTCAAAAGTTGGTCAGAAGGTATAATGGCACCTCGTGCTATTGCACCTACTAACGTTAATGCGACATCCGTTAAATCAGGCGCTTCTTCTATTAAAGGCTCTGAATCTAAGGATGGTGGACCTTTAAAAAAGATATCCCTTACTAAAGCAAACCGTAATGTTACAGGCTTTACTGATAGAGTATTTAATCTGCTATTCTCGTAAATAACACCAGCAGAAGCAAGCTCTGTAACTATAATATAAAGATCGCCTATTGGTAGCTCCAGAGCCTCCGCTACAACTTTCATTGACATCCCTGAATCTCCTCCAATTGCAAAGGCTGCCAGAACTATACTCGCTTTTTCTCCAACAAGTGACTCAAATGTAGCAAGAATGGATCTGCTAAGTGCATCTCCTAAAGCCACCTTTTTTACATCACCGTTAACACATAAATAAACAAGGGTAACAGCAAGGCCGGGTCGCCCTTGTGACTGGTTAACGATTTCACGAATTAACTCTATAGGGCCTTTTATTCCAGCGAATTTGATAACTTTAACAATTTCGTCCCGCGTCAGCAATTCTAATCGATAAATTTGAGAAGTTGGCAAATTAAGTGTTTCAGCTACTTTATCCTGAGCACCTGGCCAGCAAGTGGCAATTATCTCAAACGAAGCCCCGATTTGTTCTCTAAGCTGACGAAGTTCTATAAGGAAATCAGTATGTAGATGAGCATCATCAACTATAAGAGCTTCCGGATTTTGCATCCTTATAGCTGGAGCAATTACAGAGCAATCCTTATTAATAACAAAAAATCCTCTGCCCTGTTTTGCATATAAGTGGAGAAGAAAGGTCTTGCCAGAACCTGGCTGACCAACTAATAAGCGATCACCTTTACTTCGTTGAACCCAGGCCATATCTTCTTCTCTGCCAATCAATGTCTCACCAAGCAAAGGTCTTGCAGTACGTGGAATAATAGAAATTGGAGAAGGTTCCCCTGTCAGATTAAGGAGTTCGCGACACCAATGCTGATTATAATAAAGACGGTCTGCGATAGCAGTTCGTGTATAGACCTGTATTAAAGTAAAACCTAATTCTTCTGCACGATTTTCAAGATTTCTGCGTTTTATAGATGTTAATTCCTGATTTGTTGCAAGAATAACCTCTCTACGAGTTCCGCTATTGCTTAAGTATGAGTTGAGATTTTTGGTCAAATTTCCGATTACATCTTTATTTGTGGTACACACTAATGGAAACGGTCGACCTTTGCCGTCTGCAACAGCGCCATCCATGCCTGCATCACTGCCCCCACGTACAGGGACAATCGCCGGGAAATCAGCACGTAAAATGTCAGCAACACATTCTTCAAATAGATCCGGGTCAATTGGCCCTTTAAAACGTTCGATAATTTGTTGATAAAAGCGGTCTCGTTTCAAACTTTACCTCATAACCTATCTACATAAGTCTTTCATGGATATTGAATTCTCAAATTTCCTATTTTCACTATAATCTACTTCTTATCCTTTGGTGGACATGGATCGTTACCACGACTGTCCGAACGGGAGATCTTACCGTCAAGGTTATGAATAACAAGCTCGCTGCCCACCTGATTCCTACTGATTTCTCTTGCGCGGTTAATTGCATCCTGTTTACGATCAAAATAACCAGAAGCTCTGTCAGCCCCGCCTTTTTTAATATTCCATCCTCCGTCAGAATCAGGCACTACATGATGTGTTTTTCTTGGCATAATTTAATCCTCCTTCTTTAAACTTTCACCCTCACTTCCCCTGTCAACAAAACCTGCATGAGTGCGGTTTTTATATTTTGCATACTATCAAGCAGTTCTTGTTTTGCAGTAAGATTGTTATCTATACTCCTGATGATACTTATAATCTTATGCTGTTCTTCAGGTGACGGTAGGGGAACAGGAAACAATTTAAGTTGGGAAGAGTTAATAGACGCTAAATTAGTTGTCTGTTTTGCTGCATTCAAGAAAAACTGTTTTCCTATCGTACTGGCAGCAAAAATAGCCAAGTAATATGGCGATATTCTTGAAGAGCATCTTACGGCAAAGACATGATTTTGATGCACACAAGGATTAATTTTAGCCTCCCAAACGCAGCCTCTTCCTAGTTTATCATTGTCACCACCTTCATTAAAAAGCACATCGCCCTTTTGAAGTAGGTATCTCTCGGCTTTATTTTTGTCAATAACAATATGCTTAATTTCTGAAAGATCAACAAATCCATCTTGCACATTAGCAACTCGCAAGTAAGGAAGCGTTATAGGGTTCTCTTTTTTCTTTTTAGAGTTCTTCGCAACTCCAGTTTGAACTTTCGCTATCTCTCTAAGTTTCACCACTTCCCACTCCTCCGGTATCTCTCCGATAGGTGTCTTTTTAAATTTATTATGCCGTCCGGGGATACCTCTGGTGAGGAGTTCCTGCATCAGCCCCTTTTTTACAACCTTTGTTTGCTCAATGACCGCTTTTGTTTTTTCAATCGCATCGTCTACAGATGAAATGATTGCAGCGATTTTGCGCTGATCGAGAAGAGGGGGAAGAGCTATTGGGAAAGCAGCAAGTGCAGAATAATTTACAGAATCACGTACTGTGCCTTGCGTACTAACTTTAATAAGATTCTTTACCCGTCCGCTTTTTAACCAATGGCTAAGAAAATCTGCGTCTATATCA
This window contains:
- a CDS encoding DUF2188 domain-containing protein, with translation MPRKTHHVVPDSDGGWNIKKGGADRASGYFDRKQDAINRAREISRNQVGSELVIHNLDGKISRSDSRGNDPCPPKDKK
- a CDS encoding restriction endonuclease subunit S; translation: MVSKAVPEGWKEIRLGQYLQEIKERNGSHGRLPVLSVTNTQGFVLSEEYFERKVYSKNLDNYKVVRKGQFAYNPSRLNVGSLARLKNYDAGLLSPMYVIFETLSDIDADFLSHWLKSGRVKNLIKVSTQGTVRDSVNYSALAAFPIALPPLLDQRKIAAIISSVDDAIEKTKAVIEQTKVVKKGLMQELLTRGIPGRHNKFKKTPIGEIPEEWEVVKLREIAKVQTGVAKNSKKKKENPITLPYLRVANVQDGFVDLSEIKHIVIDKNKAERYLLQKGDVLFNEGGDNDKLGRGCVWEAKINPCVHQNHVFAVRCSSRISPYYLAIFAASTIGKQFFLNAAKQTTNLASINSSQLKLFPVPLPSPEEQHKIISIIRSIDNNLTAKQELLDSMQNIKTALMQVLLTGEVRVKV